A stretch of the Pseudomonadota bacterium genome encodes the following:
- a CDS encoding GYD domain-containing protein translates to MKYILLGTLNAEWVQRHAERTTDAKAKLQALGITLDAVYYTQGPYDFVDVIDAPSGEAALGFSIWYASRGYGRIQTIPAFDAAAMEKAAQGERKGKKRAAQSAKAR, encoded by the coding sequence ATGAAGTACATACTACTCGGTACGCTCAACGCGGAATGGGTGCAGAGGCACGCCGAACGGACCACAGATGCCAAGGCAAAGCTCCAGGCGCTTGGTATCACCCTCGATGCCGTCTATTACACGCAAGGGCCATACGACTTCGTCGATGTGATCGACGCCCCGAGCGGAGAGGCGGCGCTCGGATTCTCGATATGGTATGCGAGCCGGGGCTATGGGCGCATCCAGACGATCCCGGCCTTCGATGCAGCCGCGATGGAGAAGGCGGCCCAGGGAGAGAGGAAGGGCAAGAAACGCGCGGCCCAATCGGCGAAGGCTCGTTGA